Proteins encoded in a region of the Paenibacillus sp. W2I17 genome:
- a CDS encoding RNA-binding S4 domain-containing protein: MRLDKFLKVSRLIKRRTVAKDVSEQGRVLVNGREAKPSAAVKVGDELTVQFGQKLVTVRVERIAESTKKDEASSLYTLVKEEPIAKDNGMNW, from the coding sequence ATGCGTCTTGATAAATTCCTGAAGGTCTCCCGGCTAATCAAACGCCGCACTGTGGCCAAGGACGTCTCTGAACAGGGACGTGTTCTAGTGAACGGACGTGAAGCAAAGCCCAGCGCCGCTGTCAAAGTGGGCGATGAGCTGACGGTTCAGTTCGGTCAGAAACTGGTCACCGTGAGGGTGGAACGAATTGCCGAGAGTACCAAGAAGGATGAGGCGAGCAGCCTCTACACCTTGGTGAAGGAAGAGCCGATCGCCAAGGATAACGGGATGAACTGGTAA
- a CDS encoding polysaccharide biosynthesis protein, giving the protein MKQPSTGSRLLQGAFILGLAAIISKIIGAFQKIPLQNLGGDGVFGIYSTVYPLYMLIITLAAAGLPLAVSKFVAEQNALGRPDESRRIIRLSSLLLGGIGIIMALLMYAGAPLIADMIGNRHVVPSIRAASWALLFVPVMTGLRGYFQGLQQMVPTAVSQVVEQTIRVTVMIVLLLWLMRRDASLETIAAGAMMGSVVGGMVGLLTMLGYMVRHRRKGREERIGQLDSEWSSNSGEVGSDHHERQENTPVTPLKKTVSAINPGLAERSRSNGEWIKTLLMYAIPVCLGSLAVPLMNLVDTFTVPRLLRGEGLDELQSMVSFGIYNRGLPLVQLVTMLATSLSVLFIPAMAEARLKGGPEAVRQQAGLALRWFWLIGLAASAGLAVLAEPINRMLYGDAAGTEALRYMALTAAGSTVSIIAAALLQGLGAVRAPAFSMLAAAGVKALLNVMLVPALGISGAALAGAVAYMLAAGLNVALLARLVALRPAPGAVLAKPALVIAAMSLAAVGTALAAEAVLGGMGVAADRRLAAMGVSLLGIAAGSAVFLLAAARTGLLTAAELAAVPKLGPRLAKLLRRLRVLR; this is encoded by the coding sequence ATGAAACAGCCGTCTACAGGCTCAAGGCTGCTACAGGGTGCATTTATACTTGGGCTTGCCGCCATTATCTCTAAAATTATTGGTGCTTTTCAGAAGATTCCGCTGCAGAATCTGGGGGGAGACGGTGTATTTGGCATCTACAGTACGGTATATCCGTTATATATGCTCATTATCACGCTTGCTGCTGCAGGGCTGCCTCTGGCCGTATCCAAATTCGTAGCAGAACAGAACGCACTCGGAAGACCAGACGAGAGCAGAAGAATTATTCGACTATCTTCCCTACTGCTCGGGGGAATTGGAATTATAATGGCGCTCTTGATGTATGCAGGTGCGCCGCTGATCGCTGACATGATTGGCAATCGCCATGTGGTTCCATCGATTCGTGCAGCTTCATGGGCGTTGTTGTTCGTACCGGTGATGACAGGGCTGCGTGGATATTTTCAGGGGTTACAACAGATGGTTCCAACAGCGGTATCACAAGTGGTGGAGCAGACGATACGTGTCACCGTCATGATTGTTCTGCTTCTGTGGTTGATGAGACGGGACGCCTCGCTTGAGACTATTGCCGCTGGCGCCATGATGGGCTCCGTTGTTGGTGGAATGGTTGGGCTGTTAACCATGTTAGGGTACATGGTCCGACATCGGCGGAAAGGCAGGGAAGAGCGAATCGGGCAATTGGATTCGGAATGGAGCAGTAACAGCGGAGAGGTTGGATCAGATCATCATGAGCGTCAGGAGAATACACCGGTTACGCCGCTGAAGAAAACGGTGAGTGCTATTAACCCTGGTCTGGCAGAAAGATCACGATCCAATGGTGAGTGGATCAAGACGCTACTCATGTATGCCATTCCCGTCTGTCTCGGGTCGCTGGCCGTACCGCTGATGAATCTGGTGGATACCTTCACCGTGCCCCGATTGCTGCGAGGAGAAGGACTGGATGAGCTTCAGTCGATGGTTTCCTTCGGCATCTATAACCGTGGATTGCCGCTGGTTCAACTGGTGACGATGCTGGCCACGTCACTGTCTGTGCTGTTTATTCCAGCAATGGCGGAAGCCCGGTTAAAGGGCGGGCCAGAAGCTGTCCGGCAGCAAGCAGGCCTCGCGCTGCGCTGGTTCTGGTTGATCGGCCTGGCGGCATCCGCGGGTCTCGCGGTGCTGGCGGAGCCGATTAACCGCATGCTGTACGGAGATGCCGCAGGCACCGAAGCACTGCGGTACATGGCGCTGACGGCTGCGGGCAGCACCGTCAGCATTATTGCGGCGGCGCTGCTGCAAGGCCTCGGCGCCGTGCGTGCACCCGCGTTCAGCATGCTGGCCGCCGCAGGCGTCAAGGCGCTGCTGAACGTCATGCTTGTGCCGGCGCTGGGCATCAGCGGCGCGGCTCTGGCAGGCGCAGTCGCCTATATGCTGGCGGCTGGCCTGAATGTGGCGCTGCTGGCGCGACTTGTCGCCCTGCGCCCTGCCCCTGGCGCCGTCCTGGCGAAGCCGGCGCTGGTGATCGCCGCCATGAGTCTGGCGGCGGTAGGCACGGCCTTGGCCGCCGAAGCGGTGCTCGGCGGCATGGGTGTCGCGGCCGACCGCAGGCTGGCCGCGATGGGCGTGAGCCTGCTGGGCATTGCCGCAGGCTCGGCCGTGTTCTTGCTGGCAGCGGCCCGGACAGGGCTACTGACCGCCGCAGAGCTGGCGGCCGTGCCCAAGTTAGGGCCTCGCCTTGCCAAGCTGCTGCGCAGACTGCGTGTGCTGCGCTAG
- the yabP gene encoding sporulation protein YabP: protein MVEHGKAKQHHLSMQNRKLLDLTGVSNVESFDSEEFLLQTELGHLTIRGHNLHIKNLSLEEGLLSIEGTVSSLQYLDPGSQSKNGKGLFGKMFR from the coding sequence ATGGTTGAGCACGGTAAGGCCAAACAGCATCATCTGAGCATGCAGAATCGGAAACTGCTGGATCTGACGGGTGTCTCCAACGTGGAGAGCTTCGACAGTGAGGAATTTTTGCTGCAGACTGAACTTGGGCATCTGACCATCCGGGGGCACAATTTACATATCAAAAACCTGAGCCTGGAGGAAGGTTTGTTATCCATTGAAGGCACAGTCAGTTCGCTCCAATATCTGGACCCCGGTTCCCAGTCCAAAAATGGTAAAGGCCTGTTTGGCAAGATGTTCCGATGA
- the spoVT gene encoding stage V sporulation protein T, which translates to MKATGIVRRIDDLGRVVIPKEIRRTLRIREGDPLEIFVDRDGEVILKKYSPIGELGDFAKEYAESLYESTGHVTMISDRDTIITVAGGSKKEYLDKQVGQLLEGCMENRKTILETNNGSYELSKDHDETLSSFVIAPIISGGDPIGTVILFNKDESVKMSQMEVKMSETAAGFLGKQMEQ; encoded by the coding sequence ATGAAAGCTACTGGTATTGTCCGCCGTATAGATGACCTTGGTCGTGTGGTCATTCCAAAAGAAATCCGCCGTACGTTACGTATTCGTGAAGGTGATCCACTGGAAATTTTCGTGGATCGTGATGGAGAAGTTATCCTTAAAAAATATTCGCCAATTGGCGAACTTGGTGATTTTGCCAAAGAATATGCAGAATCCCTGTATGAGAGTACAGGACATGTAACGATGATTTCTGACCGGGATACCATTATCACGGTGGCAGGTGGTTCGAAAAAAGAGTATTTGGACAAGCAGGTAGGTCAACTGTTAGAGGGATGTATGGAAAACAGAAAGACCATTTTGGAAACAAACAACGGTTCTTATGAGCTTAGCAAAGATCATGACGAGACGTTATCCTCTTTTGTTATTGCGCCGATTATTTCAGGTGGTGACCCCATCGGGACGGTTATCCTGTTCAATAAGGATGAATCGGTGAAGATGTCTCAGATGGAAGTGAAGATGTCTGAGACGGCTGCTGGTTTCCTTGGCAAGCAAATGGAACAATAG
- the mazG gene encoding nucleoside triphosphate pyrophosphohydrolase encodes MSAALTVVGLGSGDADQLTVGIIKKMKHAATLYVRTLDHPVLNDLQQEGLEMTSFDAIYEAKSSFPEVYDEIANQLIEAARKGEAGTEIVYAVPGHPMVAEASVRLLKERCPQMGISLRVMGGESFLDEAFIRLGFDPIEGFQLLDASSLNTELVQPQLHTLIGQVYDVFTASDVKLCLMEVYPDDYPVFVGHALGVQGQEVIHKIPLHELDRIEGYGNLSLIYVPKNTDDALRRRSFARLHEIVNILRSPGGCPWDQEQTHQSIRKNLIEETYEVIETIDEDDPDHMKEELGDLLLQILLHSQMEEEVGTFNVYDVIEGLNDKLIFRHPHVFGDNQAEDANEALQNWEQMKAEEKKRKGQDQQKVSVLDGIPRDLPALMKGYKLQKKAAKVGFDWDDVEGVFAKIEEELAELKEAVQQGQSAEERKLELGDLLFAAANVARFIDTDPEEALAATNRKFIGRFQYIEERLREQGRTPAESNVEEMEQFWQDAKKAGL; translated from the coding sequence ATGAGTGCAGCTTTAACCGTAGTGGGTCTTGGATCTGGAGATGCAGACCAACTGACCGTAGGTATTATCAAAAAAATGAAACATGCAGCTACGCTGTATGTACGTACCCTGGATCATCCCGTATTGAATGATCTGCAACAAGAGGGGCTGGAGATGACATCATTTGATGCTATCTATGAGGCGAAGTCCTCCTTCCCCGAGGTGTATGATGAGATCGCAAACCAACTGATAGAAGCCGCTCGCAAGGGTGAGGCCGGAACCGAGATTGTGTATGCCGTACCCGGTCATCCGATGGTAGCAGAAGCAAGTGTGCGCCTGCTCAAAGAACGTTGTCCGCAGATGGGTATCTCATTGCGTGTCATGGGCGGAGAGAGCTTTCTGGACGAAGCCTTTATACGGCTTGGATTCGATCCAATCGAAGGGTTTCAACTCCTAGATGCCAGCAGCCTGAACACGGAATTGGTACAACCACAGCTACATACATTGATTGGACAAGTCTACGATGTGTTCACTGCTTCAGATGTGAAGCTATGCTTGATGGAGGTTTACCCGGATGATTATCCGGTATTTGTTGGTCACGCGTTGGGTGTACAGGGCCAGGAGGTCATTCACAAGATTCCATTGCATGAACTGGACCGGATCGAAGGGTACGGCAATCTGTCACTGATCTATGTACCGAAGAACACCGATGATGCCCTGCGTCGCCGTTCCTTTGCGCGGTTGCATGAGATCGTCAATATTCTTCGCAGTCCGGGCGGCTGTCCATGGGATCAGGAGCAGACACATCAGTCCATTCGCAAAAACCTGATTGAAGAGACCTATGAGGTCATTGAGACGATCGATGAGGATGACCCCGACCATATGAAAGAAGAGCTGGGTGATTTGCTGCTGCAGATTTTATTGCATTCCCAGATGGAAGAAGAGGTTGGTACATTCAATGTGTATGATGTCATCGAAGGTTTGAATGATAAGCTGATCTTCCGTCATCCACACGTTTTTGGCGATAATCAGGCAGAAGATGCGAATGAAGCCCTTCAGAACTGGGAACAGATGAAGGCAGAGGAGAAGAAGCGCAAAGGCCAGGATCAGCAGAAGGTTTCCGTGCTGGATGGTATACCGCGTGACTTGCCTGCATTGATGAAGGGATACAAGTTGCAGAAGAAAGCAGCCAAAGTAGGCTTTGACTGGGATGATGTTGAAGGTGTGTTTGCCAAGATCGAGGAAGAACTGGCGGAGTTGAAAGAAGCGGTGCAACAAGGCCAGTCTGCGGAAGAACGGAAGCTTGAACTGGGTGATTTGTTATTCGCAGCCGCAAACGTTGCAAGATTCATCGATACGGACCCGGAAGAGGCGCTTGCTGCGACCAACCGCAAGTTCATCGGGCGGTTCCAGTACATCGAAGAGCGTCTTCGCGAACAGGGAAGAACACCAGCAGAAAGCAATGTAGAAGAGATGGAGCAATTCTGGCAGGATGCGAAGAAGGCAGGATTATAA
- a CDS encoding anti-sigma-F factor Fin family protein, giving the protein MSVNYVCRHCRTFIGRIDSARITEVELGFHFLTPDERRDIIAYNSGGDITVRITCDYCKEALEHNPELSLLASPLQ; this is encoded by the coding sequence ATGTCAGTGAATTACGTATGTAGGCATTGCCGTACCTTTATTGGACGAATCGATTCTGCCCGGATAACGGAAGTAGAGCTCGGCTTTCATTTCTTGACCCCCGACGAGCGGAGGGATATAATAGCGTATAATTCCGGTGGTGACATTACCGTTCGGATTACATGTGATTACTGTAAGGAAGCCCTGGAGCACAATCCGGAGCTTAGCCTGCTCGCGAGTCCGCTTCAGTAG
- a CDS encoding HU family DNA-binding protein yields MNKTDLINNISTKSGLTKKDVESVLNGFLGEITDALASGDKVQLIGFGTFETRKRSGRTGRNPQTGNEIVIPESTVPAFKAGNKLKEAVK; encoded by the coding sequence ATGAACAAAACAGATCTGATTAACAACATTTCAACCAAAAGTGGTTTGACTAAAAAAGACGTTGAGTCCGTATTAAACGGCTTTTTGGGAGAAATTACAGATGCACTTGCCAGCGGAGACAAAGTACAATTGATCGGCTTTGGCACTTTTGAGACCCGCAAACGTTCCGGTCGTACCGGACGTAACCCACAAACAGGGAATGAAATCGTGATTCCTGAGTCCACTGTTCCTGCATTCAAAGCAGGCAACAAACTTAAAGAAGCCGTAAAATAA
- the mfd gene encoding transcription-repair coupling factor yields the protein MLQALIQAFSKDPDFGSITAGIKSGMKEQLVSGLSGSARQIMLAALHQEMNRPLLVVTHNMFSAQKIAEDLQEALSPDQVLIYPANELVAAEAAVSSPETLGQRIDVLVRCAQGFRGVVVIPFSGVRRYVPLPEVMANARILIKQGNTLQLDSFLLEMVKLGYERVERVESRGEMSVRGGIIDFYPVTSSIAYRVELFDDEIDSIRTFDPADQRSIERIEEITVLPCKELIADRERMEKAADAAALLLEQQLEKMTDRQAKLRLREEIHREIELLREHVYFSEMYKYISPLYPENKTIYDYMPEDTLLVLDEPARLSETSKQLDRDESEWNLHLMQNGKTLPDLPLSADGDELLYERPFQTLFMSIFLRQVPHTQPQNILNFISRGMQDFHGQMNVLKAEMERWQKAGVKVLMLANGEERLERMRRVLMDYDIPEPEMMIGNLQTGFEMPSIHLAVVTEGEMFSQKQRKVRKPIRNVDNAERIKSYSELKVGDYVVHQNHGIGKYLGIGTLEVGGIHKDYMHILYAGGDKLSVPIEQIDLIQKYVGSEEKEPKIYKLGGNEWTRVKNKVRTSVQDIADDLIKLYAERQTSKGFGFDKDSAEQQEFEDMFPYDETRDQVRAIEEIKKDMEQNRPMDRLLCGDVGYGKTEVAIRAAFKAAIEGKQVAVLVPTTILAQQHFETFRERFSGYPFNIHVLSRFRSRKEQNETAKGIKAGTVDIVIGTHRLLSQDLVFKDLGLLIVDEEQRFGVTHKEKLKKLKTNVDVLTLTATPIPRTLHMSMLGVRDLSVIETPPENRFPVQTYVVEHSQALVREAIERELARGGQVYYLYNRVQGIQEMAAEISELVPEAKVGVGHGQMSETELEKTILDFLDGEYDVLVSTSIIETGVDIPNVNTLIVHDADKMGLSQLYQLRGRVGRSNRIAYAYFTYQRDKVLTEVAEKRLQSIKEFTELGSGFKIAMRDLSIRGAGNLLGAEQHGFIASVGFDLYSQMLAEEINKRKVTMLGEEPVPSDQWNTTLDLSIDAYLPSDYIYDSIQKIEIYKKVAVIASFDDAMELEDELVDRFGDLPEAVINLLAVARMKVYGKIYGIESISQRGEDITVKFYEGREHAFELSKIAHIGNQFERRVQFEQGPHMLIHAKGKGLGDKQLMELVEKILESMKTAFKSKGELKDVTKV from the coding sequence TTGTTACAAGCACTTATACAGGCTTTTTCCAAAGATCCGGACTTCGGGTCCATTACAGCCGGAATCAAGTCCGGCATGAAGGAACAATTGGTTTCGGGTCTATCCGGCTCGGCGCGTCAGATTATGCTGGCTGCTCTGCATCAGGAAATGAACCGACCATTGCTCGTAGTGACACATAATATGTTTTCAGCTCAAAAAATTGCAGAAGATTTACAGGAAGCGCTTTCACCTGATCAGGTGTTAATCTATCCTGCCAACGAACTTGTCGCTGCGGAAGCTGCTGTTTCCAGCCCGGAAACATTGGGTCAGCGTATTGATGTATTGGTCCGCTGCGCCCAGGGATTCAGGGGCGTTGTTGTTATTCCTTTTTCCGGGGTAAGACGTTATGTTCCGCTTCCGGAAGTGATGGCCAATGCTCGAATTTTGATCAAACAGGGCAACACACTTCAACTGGACTCCTTCCTGCTGGAGATGGTAAAGCTCGGATATGAGCGTGTGGAACGCGTGGAATCTCGTGGTGAGATGAGTGTACGCGGAGGTATCATCGATTTCTATCCGGTTACTTCATCGATCGCATATCGGGTGGAGTTATTTGATGATGAGATCGACTCCATTCGGACATTTGATCCAGCGGATCAGCGTTCGATTGAACGGATTGAAGAAATTACGGTTTTACCATGCAAGGAGTTAATTGCAGATCGTGAACGTATGGAAAAGGCTGCCGATGCGGCTGCTCTTTTGCTGGAGCAACAGCTGGAGAAAATGACGGATCGGCAGGCGAAGCTGCGTCTTCGTGAGGAAATTCACCGGGAGATCGAGCTTTTGCGGGAACACGTGTATTTCTCCGAAATGTACAAATATATTTCTCCGCTCTATCCGGAGAACAAAACGATCTACGACTATATGCCAGAAGATACCCTGCTGGTTCTTGATGAGCCTGCGAGACTATCGGAGACATCAAAACAACTGGACCGTGATGAATCGGAGTGGAACCTGCATTTGATGCAAAACGGAAAAACACTTCCGGATCTTCCATTATCCGCAGACGGTGATGAACTCTTGTATGAGCGTCCATTCCAGACGCTGTTTATGTCGATCTTTTTGCGCCAAGTTCCACACACCCAACCACAGAACATTCTGAACTTCATCAGTCGTGGCATGCAGGATTTCCATGGACAGATGAACGTACTGAAGGCAGAGATGGAGCGCTGGCAGAAGGCCGGAGTCAAAGTGCTCATGCTGGCGAACGGTGAGGAGCGACTCGAGCGGATGCGTCGGGTACTGATGGACTATGATATTCCAGAGCCAGAGATGATGATTGGTAATTTGCAAACGGGATTTGAAATGCCGTCCATTCATTTGGCTGTTGTGACCGAGGGCGAGATGTTCTCGCAAAAACAGCGTAAAGTACGCAAACCGATTCGGAATGTAGATAATGCTGAACGGATCAAATCCTATAGCGAGCTAAAAGTGGGCGATTATGTCGTTCACCAGAACCACGGGATTGGTAAGTACCTGGGGATCGGCACCCTCGAGGTTGGCGGTATTCATAAGGACTACATGCATATTCTCTATGCGGGTGGAGACAAACTGTCTGTACCTATTGAGCAGATCGATCTGATTCAAAAATATGTTGGTTCCGAAGAGAAAGAACCGAAAATATACAAGCTGGGCGGCAATGAGTGGACACGGGTCAAAAATAAAGTCCGCACATCTGTACAGGATATTGCTGATGATCTGATTAAGCTGTATGCAGAGCGTCAGACCTCCAAAGGGTTTGGATTCGACAAGGATTCTGCGGAGCAGCAGGAGTTTGAGGACATGTTCCCTTACGATGAGACACGTGATCAGGTGCGTGCGATCGAAGAAATCAAGAAGGACATGGAACAAAACCGTCCAATGGATCGTTTATTGTGTGGGGATGTTGGTTACGGCAAAACCGAGGTGGCTATTCGGGCTGCATTTAAAGCGGCTATTGAAGGCAAACAGGTGGCTGTACTCGTGCCAACAACCATTTTGGCACAGCAGCATTTTGAGACGTTCCGTGAGCGCTTCTCCGGTTATCCGTTTAACATTCATGTGCTTAGCCGGTTCCGCTCCCGTAAAGAGCAGAATGAAACAGCCAAAGGCATCAAGGCAGGCACAGTGGATATTGTCATCGGGACGCATCGATTGCTGTCGCAGGATCTGGTGTTCAAGGACCTGGGACTGCTCATTGTTGATGAAGAACAGCGTTTCGGTGTCACCCATAAGGAAAAATTGAAGAAGCTGAAAACCAATGTGGACGTGCTGACACTGACGGCAACGCCGATTCCGCGTACGCTTCATATGTCCATGCTGGGTGTGCGTGATCTGTCCGTTATTGAGACTCCACCAGAGAATCGTTTCCCGGTGCAGACCTATGTGGTTGAACACAGCCAGGCGCTTGTGCGTGAAGCCATTGAGCGTGAGCTTGCCCGTGGTGGGCAAGTGTATTACCTCTACAACCGTGTTCAGGGAATCCAGGAGATGGCAGCCGAAATTTCTGAACTTGTGCCTGAAGCCAAAGTTGGTGTAGGACATGGTCAGATGTCGGAAACAGAGCTGGAGAAAACGATTCTGGACTTCCTGGATGGTGAATATGACGTGCTTGTGAGCACAAGTATCATCGAGACCGGGGTAGATATTCCGAACGTAAATACACTGATCGTACATGATGCGGATAAAATGGGACTCTCCCAGCTGTATCAGCTGCGCGGACGTGTGGGTCGTTCCAACCGTATTGCGTACGCCTATTTTACGTACCAACGGGATAAAGTGCTTACTGAAGTTGCTGAGAAACGTCTGCAATCAATCAAAGAATTCACTGAACTGGGTTCAGGATTCAAAATTGCCATGCGTGACCTGTCGATTCGTGGTGCGGGAAATCTGCTAGGAGCGGAGCAGCATGGTTTCATCGCTTCCGTCGGGTTTGATCTGTATTCCCAGATGCTTGCGGAGGAGATCAACAAACGCAAAGTTACGATGCTTGGCGAGGAGCCGGTACCTTCCGATCAGTGGAACACAACGCTGGACCTCAGTATCGATGCCTACTTGCCGTCCGATTATATTTATGACAGTATTCAGAAGATTGAGATCTACAAAAAAGTGGCGGTCATTGCATCCTTCGACGATGCGATGGAGTTGGAAGACGAATTGGTTGACCGATTCGGTGATCTTCCGGAAGCCGTCATTAACTTGCTGGCTGTTGCGCGGATGAAAGTATACGGCAAAATCTACGGTATTGAGTCCATTTCCCAACGTGGTGAGGACATTACCGTGAAGTTCTATGAAGGGCGTGAACATGCCTTTGAACTCTCGAAAATCGCGCACATTGGAAATCAGTTCGAAAGACGTGTACAATTTGAACAAGGACCCCATATGCTGATTCACGCTAAAGGCAAGGGGCTTGGGGATAAGCAACTGATGGAGCTGGTAGAGAAAATTCTGGAGTCCATGAAAACTGCTTTTAAATCAAAGGGGGAACTAAAGGATGTTACCAAAGTATAA
- a CDS encoding peptidylprolyl isomerase, which produces MLPKYKKVGKVLSVSMVAVLSLSLLAACGKKEEAKTPESTDTSAVVATYDGGTITANEFDMEQRVMKFLYPEYAQMMDMDDFKEYLVKQEVAYEYLSGKATEDAKTAGTKAATEQFDKMKASVQADQWTEMLKAQKLTDDNIKDYMTRIMTVIKDKETGVTDDAIKAEFEKNKDQFTTASVRHVLINFTDPKTQKERKKEDALKIAKEVKTKLDGGADFAEIAKKYSEDPGSAEKGGLYENTPVGSWVEAFKEAAKTLPLNKISDPVETEYGYHVMKVEARTEADFAKLTAEQKESLKSQLAAAEIDTFMQNELDKIVKEVKLPKTEKAEEGKTEGTTEGTTGTGTEGEKTTEPKTDDSTGTDTKTDQGTTGTDKDATTDEGTSSK; this is translated from the coding sequence ATGTTACCAAAGTATAAAAAAGTAGGAAAAGTACTGTCTGTGAGCATGGTCGCAGTACTATCCTTATCACTGCTTGCTGCATGTGGCAAGAAGGAAGAAGCAAAAACACCGGAATCGACGGATACAAGTGCTGTAGTCGCTACGTATGATGGTGGTACCATTACAGCCAATGAATTTGACATGGAGCAACGTGTCATGAAATTCCTCTATCCGGAGTATGCACAAATGATGGATATGGACGATTTCAAGGAGTATTTGGTGAAACAGGAAGTTGCTTATGAATATCTGAGTGGCAAAGCAACTGAAGATGCCAAAACAGCCGGTACAAAAGCGGCAACTGAGCAATTCGATAAAATGAAAGCTTCTGTTCAGGCAGATCAATGGACAGAAATGCTCAAAGCTCAGAAACTGACTGACGACAACATTAAAGACTACATGACTCGGATCATGACAGTAATCAAAGATAAAGAAACAGGCGTTACGGACGATGCAATCAAGGCTGAGTTTGAGAAAAACAAAGATCAGTTCACAACGGCTTCCGTTCGTCACGTGCTGATTAACTTCACAGATCCAAAAACGCAAAAAGAGCGTAAAAAAGAAGATGCACTTAAAATTGCAAAAGAAGTAAAAACCAAGTTGGATGGCGGAGCTGATTTTGCTGAAATTGCAAAAAAATATTCCGAAGATCCAGGTTCTGCTGAAAAGGGTGGACTGTATGAAAATACACCTGTAGGTAGCTGGGTAGAGGCATTTAAGGAAGCTGCAAAAACGTTGCCACTGAACAAAATCAGTGATCCAGTAGAGACAGAGTACGGTTACCATGTCATGAAAGTGGAAGCTCGTACAGAAGCTGACTTTGCCAAATTGACGGCTGAACAAAAAGAAAGCCTGAAGAGCCAATTGGCTGCAGCCGAAATCGACACGTTCATGCAAAATGAATTGGACAAAATCGTAAAAGAAGTTAAACTGCCAAAAACAGAAAAAGCTGAAGAAGGTAAGACTGAAGGCACAACTGAAGGCACTACGGGTACAGGAACTGAAGGAGAGAAAACAACCGAACCAAAAACGGATGACTCCACAGGTACGGATACCAAGACTGACCAAGGTACGACTGGAACAGACAAAGATGCAACTACAGATGAAGGTACAAGCAGTAAGTAA
- the yabQ gene encoding spore cortex biosynthesis protein YabQ — protein MSPDTQWITLMWMLTSGVVMGMAYDSYRVLSGQLRFPRWSIHTLDLLYWVASALFVFRMLYAGNHGQLRFYVFLGLIIGVCFYFWLLSVTTQRFVVMLIKLARTLIHWCGHILNILIVMPVKGIYKLIRVLFGFVIAILLFLGRLVLQCLVPFGKLFRWMFRPLLKHWVTPRFMIRVGTRIAAIWKRWF, from the coding sequence ATGAGTCCGGATACTCAATGGATCACATTGATGTGGATGCTTACCTCGGGGGTCGTGATGGGAATGGCCTACGACAGTTACCGGGTACTGTCCGGACAGCTGCGATTTCCGAGATGGAGTATACACACGCTCGATCTGTTGTACTGGGTTGCTTCCGCGCTGTTCGTTTTTCGGATGCTATACGCCGGAAACCACGGACAGTTGCGGTTTTATGTCTTTTTGGGGCTGATTATAGGGGTTTGCTTCTATTTTTGGCTTTTAAGTGTTACAACCCAGCGTTTTGTGGTAATGTTAATTAAACTCGCAAGAACGCTGATTCATTGGTGTGGACATATCCTTAACATCCTGATCGTTATGCCGGTTAAAGGAATTTATAAGTTAATTCGCGTATTATTCGGTTTTGTAATTGCGATACTATTATTCCTGGGCAGGCTGGTGCTGCAGTGTTTGGTACCTTTCGGCAAGTTGTTCCGCTGGATGTTTAGGCCGCTCCTGAAACATTGGGTAACGCCACGCTTCATGATCCGTGTGGGTACAAGAATTGCAGCGATATGGAAACGCTGGTTTTAA